From a region of the Lentilactobacillus curieae genome:
- a CDS encoding phosphopentomutase produces the protein MTKKYKRIFGIVLDSVGTGEAFDAEKYGDVGSDTLGHVGEAYKGDLKIPNLQKLGIANLRDKPILGVDKVDKPIGYFGKMKEISAGKDSMDGHWEMMGLPVEKPLDTFPNGFPDSIIKQIEDFSGRKVIGNRPESGTKIIAELGEDQMKTGDLIVYTSGDSVLQIAAHEDVIPLDELYKICKFARSIVNGPEYTVGRIIARPYVGPDKDHFTRTANRHDFTLEPTGTTDLDYLQKAGVHTVGIGKINDIFSGHGIDEGYHNESNMDGMDHVDHVMAEDFEGFCLTNLVDFDAMYGHRRNPIGFGQALMDFDQRLEKVLNNLKDDDLLLITADHGNDPGFKGTDHTREYVPLLAYSPSMTDTGSLGVRETFADFGATVLENFGVTGNPVGTSFLDELKQGATQ, from the coding sequence ATGACTAAGAAATACAAACGAATTTTTGGAATTGTCTTGGATTCAGTTGGTACTGGAGAAGCATTTGATGCTGAAAAATACGGGGATGTTGGCTCAGATACCCTTGGACACGTTGGTGAAGCGTACAAGGGTGATTTGAAAATTCCTAACTTACAAAAATTAGGAATTGCCAACTTACGAGATAAGCCAATTCTAGGGGTAGATAAGGTGGATAAGCCAATAGGATACTTTGGCAAAATGAAAGAAATTTCGGCCGGCAAAGATAGCATGGACGGCCATTGGGAAATGATGGGGCTTCCGGTTGAGAAACCACTGGACACATTTCCAAATGGTTTTCCCGATTCAATCATTAAACAAATTGAAGACTTTTCTGGCAGAAAGGTAATTGGTAACCGTCCAGAATCAGGGACTAAAATCATCGCTGAACTTGGGGAAGATCAGATGAAAACAGGTGATTTAATTGTCTATACTTCTGGAGATTCAGTATTACAAATTGCTGCTCATGAAGATGTAATTCCACTGGATGAACTATATAAGATTTGTAAGTTTGCCCGTTCAATTGTAAATGGTCCTGAATATACTGTGGGCCGAATTATTGCTCGACCTTATGTTGGTCCCGATAAGGATCACTTTACTAGAACGGCTAACCGTCACGACTTTACGTTAGAACCAACTGGAACTACCGACTTGGATTACCTTCAAAAAGCAGGTGTTCATACAGTAGGAATTGGTAAAATCAACGATATTTTCTCTGGTCACGGAATTGACGAAGGTTACCACAATGAAAGCAATATGGATGGAATGGATCATGTTGACCACGTAATGGCAGAGGATTTTGAAGGATTCTGCTTAACTAACCTGGTTGATTTTGATGCTATGTACGGCCACAGAAGAAACCCAATTGGATTTGGGCAAGCCTTAATGGACTTTGATCAACGCCTAGAGAAGGTTTTAAACAACTTGAAGGACGATGACCTATTGTTGATTACTGCCGACCATGGAAATGATCCTGGCTTTAAGGGAACTGACCATACCAGAGAATACGTACCACTATTGGCATACTCTCCATCAATGACCGATACTGGCAGCCTGGGAGTCAGAGAAACATTTGCTGATTTTGGTGCTACGGTTCTTGAAAACTTTGGCGTCACTGGTAACCCAGTGGGAACTAGTTTTCTTGATGAATTAAAACAGGGGGCGACACAATGA
- the deoD gene encoding purine-nucleoside phosphorylase, which translates to MSTHIGANKGDIAETVLMPGDPLRAKFIAENYLDNVVQYSSVRNMFGFTGTYKGKRISVQGSGMGIPSLAIYTTELIKEYGVKTIYRVGSCGGMSPDVHMRDVILGQAGTTDSSIIENTFGPNMYYSPIADFGLLDSAYHTAEEMGINTKVGNIFAADRFYNDEIDIQKLIDYGVLATEMETSGLYLLAAKHHIRALTILTVSDHLLSGEAMSAKDRETSFDEMIRLALNTAVKNIEE; encoded by the coding sequence ATGAGTACACACATTGGAGCAAATAAAGGTGACATCGCAGAAACAGTATTAATGCCTGGTGATCCACTGAGAGCGAAATTTATTGCGGAAAATTATTTGGATAATGTTGTGCAATACAGTAGTGTCCGCAACATGTTTGGTTTTACCGGAACATACAAAGGTAAACGAATTTCGGTTCAAGGGTCAGGAATGGGAATTCCATCACTAGCAATTTACACAACCGAATTGATTAAAGAATATGGCGTGAAGACTATCTATCGGGTTGGTAGTTGTGGTGGTATGAGCCCAGATGTTCACATGCGTGACGTTATTTTGGGTCAGGCAGGAACCACGGACTCATCGATTATTGAGAATACATTTGGACCAAATATGTATTATTCACCAATTGCTGACTTTGGTTTGCTTGATTCGGCATACCATACAGCAGAAGAGATGGGCATCAACACAAAGGTTGGGAACATCTTTGCTGCAGACCGATTTTACAATGACGAAATTGATATTCAAAAATTAATCGATTATGGTGTGTTGGCAACGGAGATGGAAACAAGCGGCCTATACTTATTGGCTGCAAAGCACCATATCCGGGCTTTAACAATTTTGACTGTTTCTGATCACTTGTTAAGTGGAGAAGCAATGTCTGCCAAGGATAGAGAAACTTCATTCGATGAAATGATTAGATTAGCACTCAATACAGCAGTAAAAAATATTGAAGAATAA
- a CDS encoding sugar-binding transcriptional regulator — translation MVANGEIDKLKQSLQAAEMYYQDNASQSEIAKSLGVSRPTVSRLLQYAKDAGIVKIQIVNPVVSAQVLADKLVEKYGVEVHVVSNNYLGNITTQDSVGAYAADYLTTIVKPQDVIGIGWGKTIHNVTEHLEPQSVPGVRVVQLKGSVSYSNQKTYAHESVNELANAYQVAPEYLPLPVIFDNEETKEMVEQDRYISSILELGKRANIALFTVGTVRSEALIFQLGYFNDREIKQLQNAAVGDIVSRFIDEDGQVVNSEIDSRTVGITLDDLKNKEHAILVAYGNQKAAGVNAVLKAGYANCVIVDQTLAQLLLDF, via the coding sequence ATGGTGGCGAATGGCGAGATTGACAAATTAAAGCAAAGTTTGCAGGCAGCAGAAATGTATTACCAAGACAACGCTAGCCAATCTGAAATTGCCAAGTCCCTTGGTGTATCGCGGCCAACGGTTTCCCGCTTGCTCCAGTACGCTAAAGATGCTGGCATCGTCAAGATTCAAATCGTCAACCCCGTCGTGAGCGCGCAAGTACTAGCAGATAAGTTGGTCGAAAAATACGGAGTTGAAGTTCATGTGGTTTCAAATAACTATTTGGGAAACATTACGACTCAGGACAGCGTGGGAGCCTATGCTGCGGATTACTTAACCACCATCGTGAAACCTCAAGATGTTATTGGCATTGGTTGGGGAAAGACGATTCATAATGTTACTGAACATTTAGAGCCTCAATCAGTTCCTGGAGTTCGGGTGGTTCAGCTTAAGGGAAGTGTTAGTTATTCTAATCAGAAAACTTATGCTCACGAAAGCGTGAATGAACTGGCTAATGCCTACCAAGTAGCACCCGAATATTTACCTTTACCAGTAATTTTTGATAATGAAGAAACTAAAGAGATGGTTGAACAAGATCGCTATATTAGCAGTATCCTCGAACTTGGCAAACGAGCAAACATTGCCCTGTTTACCGTAGGGACTGTTAGGTCTGAAGCTTTGATATTCCAATTGGGTTATTTTAACGATCGGGAAATCAAACAGTTGCAGAACGCTGCGGTTGGCGATATTGTCTCCAGATTCATTGATGAGGATGGCCAGGTCGTCAACTCAGAGATTGATTCGCGAACAGTTGGAATTACGTTAGATGATTTGAAGAACAAAGAACACGCAATTTTGGTTGCCTACGGAAATCAGAAGGCAGCTGGAGTGAATGCAGTTTTGAAGGCTGGATACGCTAATTGCGTAATCGTTGACCAAACTCTAGCTCAGCTGTTGCTCGATTTTTAA